A genomic segment from Luteolibacter ambystomatis encodes:
- a CDS encoding cation:proton antiporter: MWLVASGATNVSPLFALLSLVLILAVLVSLVLIKFRQSLLVGYLLCGVVIANCGLLPFVGGREESDAVISHLAEIGVILLMFTLGIEFSLGELGHLWRKALIGGGLQVGLTGAIAGGIAKWLGFPTAEAIVLAVAVSLSSTAVAMKSFQDLGQPNNPGARVALAIALFQDLLVIVFILILPSLYGKSDGSVAGGVLVAMGKGVLFLGGALLLGRYGITPLLHAVARTRSRELFTLTVVALCCGVAMAGGALDLSLALGAFAAGLVVSESIYSHRIMADILPFKDLFLALFFISVGLQIDLRVIAADWPRVLGGCITILALKGGVAFAASRVLKLPPRPALLAAASLASTGEFSLVLMQKASYLRAFDPATVQLLLICSAVTMGLVPGLMRLSGPVGRKLELLGWLKSKKPLPESLAPSKAIKEIGDHAVIIGYGPVGRSLNEALKRCGVATLVVELNSDTVRDLKKKGQLVLFADATHPEALDLAGIGRARLVAFTFPNTTATRIALPLVRERNPGIVIFGRAKFPEEVETLRALDVIVIHDERESAVAMVRSAMSSYLRADIVPEEVVGDVMDAS; the protein is encoded by the coding sequence ATGTGGTTGGTCGCGAGCGGGGCGACAAACGTCTCCCCGTTGTTCGCCTTGCTGAGCCTGGTGTTGATCCTGGCGGTGCTGGTGTCGCTGGTTCTCATCAAGTTCCGCCAAAGCCTGCTCGTCGGCTATCTGCTGTGCGGTGTCGTGATCGCGAATTGCGGTCTGCTGCCATTCGTCGGCGGTCGTGAGGAAAGCGACGCGGTGATTTCGCATCTGGCGGAGATCGGTGTGATCCTGTTGATGTTCACGCTGGGCATCGAATTCTCACTGGGCGAACTGGGCCATCTATGGCGCAAGGCGCTGATAGGTGGTGGATTGCAGGTCGGTCTCACCGGTGCGATCGCAGGCGGGATCGCGAAATGGCTCGGATTTCCCACGGCGGAGGCGATCGTGCTGGCGGTCGCCGTTTCCCTCAGTTCGACAGCGGTGGCGATGAAGTCCTTCCAGGATCTCGGACAGCCGAACAACCCCGGCGCGCGCGTGGCACTGGCCATCGCCTTGTTCCAGGACCTGCTCGTGATTGTCTTCATCCTGATCCTGCCGTCGCTCTACGGGAAGAGTGACGGCTCGGTGGCCGGTGGAGTCCTGGTGGCGATGGGCAAGGGCGTCCTTTTCCTAGGCGGCGCCTTGTTGCTGGGCCGTTACGGTATCACACCGCTGCTGCATGCGGTGGCGCGGACACGCAGCCGCGAGCTGTTCACTCTCACCGTGGTGGCCCTGTGTTGCGGCGTCGCGATGGCAGGCGGCGCGCTCGATCTGTCGCTTGCCCTGGGTGCCTTCGCCGCAGGACTGGTGGTCAGTGAATCAATCTACAGCCACCGCATCATGGCGGACATCCTGCCCTTCAAGGATCTCTTTCTGGCGCTGTTCTTCATCTCGGTGGGCCTCCAGATCGACCTGCGGGTGATCGCCGCGGATTGGCCGCGCGTGCTCGGCGGCTGCATAACCATCCTTGCCTTGAAAGGTGGTGTGGCCTTCGCCGCATCACGGGTGCTGAAGCTCCCGCCCCGCCCCGCCCTGCTGGCTGCGGCCTCGCTGGCGAGCACCGGTGAATTCTCGCTGGTGCTGATGCAGAAGGCATCCTACCTGCGCGCCTTCGACCCAGCTACGGTGCAGCTCCTGCTGATCTGCAGCGCCGTGACCATGGGTCTCGTCCCGGGTTTGATGCGGTTGAGCGGTCCGGTAGGCCGCAAGCTGGAACTGCTCGGCTGGCTCAAATCCAAGAAGCCCCTTCCCGAGTCCCTCGCTCCATCCAAGGCCATCAAGGAGATCGGCGACCATGCCGTCATCATCGGCTACGGTCCGGTGGGGCGCTCCCTCAATGAAGCCCTCAAGCGCTGCGGCGTGGCCACGCTGGTCGTGGAATTGAATTCCGACACGGTCCGCGACCTGAAGAAAAAGGGTCAGCTCGTCCTCTTCGCGGACGCCACCCATCCGGAAGCCCTCGATCTCGCGGGCATCGGGCGGGCGCGTCTGGTGGCGTTCACGTTTCCAAACACTACCGCCACCCGCATCGCCCTGCCCCTCGTGCGCGAGCGCAATCCGGGCATTGTGATCTTCGGTCGCGCCAAGTTCCCCGAGGAAGTGGAAACGCTGCGCGCGCTGGATGTCATCGTCATTCATGATGAACGCGAAAGCGCGGTCGCGATGGTGCGCTCGGCGATGAGTTCCTATCTCCGCGCGGACATCGTTCCGGAGGAGGTGGTCGGGGATGTGATGGACGCGAGCTGA
- a CDS encoding DEAD/DEAH box helicase, with protein MGFDTLGLSEAVLKAIEESGYTSPTPIQAQAIPLVLAGKDVIGASQTGTGKTAAFALPSLSKLTPIGKPQILVLEPTRELAHQVSEQFIKYGKHTGLKVALLYGGVGYGQQQEELAKGADIVVATPGRLVDHFYRATMRFGELKVLILDEVDRMLDMGFLPQVRKIVNLCPWDERQTLFFSATMPPAIQTFAQWCLKDPVEVEIARRAVASTVTHAFYPVAMDQRDELLIALLDKTDYHSVMIFTRTRKEADQLTSLLKTQGHDKVAAMHSDIAQADRMKALQGFKEGKYEVLVATDVAARGIDISGVSHVINYRVPENAEDYVHRIGRTGRAEAEGDAFTLLTADELDFAKSVEVFIDRKIDRKKLEGFDYIYTALLDDSPPKPVRRKMSGGGGKKRRR; from the coding sequence ATGGGATTTGACACACTCGGGCTCTCGGAAGCCGTCCTGAAAGCCATTGAGGAATCCGGCTACACCTCCCCTACCCCGATCCAGGCGCAAGCCATTCCGTTGGTTCTGGCAGGGAAGGACGTGATCGGCGCATCCCAGACCGGCACCGGCAAGACCGCAGCCTTCGCGCTGCCGTCCTTGAGCAAGCTCACTCCGATCGGCAAGCCGCAGATCCTGGTCCTCGAGCCCACCCGCGAACTCGCCCACCAGGTCTCCGAGCAGTTCATCAAGTATGGCAAGCACACCGGCTTGAAAGTCGCGTTGCTCTACGGTGGCGTCGGCTACGGCCAGCAGCAGGAAGAATTGGCAAAGGGTGCCGACATCGTGGTCGCAACCCCGGGCCGCCTCGTCGACCATTTCTACCGCGCCACCATGCGCTTCGGCGAACTCAAGGTACTCATCCTCGATGAGGTGGACCGGATGCTCGACATGGGTTTCCTGCCACAGGTGCGCAAGATCGTGAATCTCTGTCCGTGGGACGAACGCCAGACACTGTTCTTCTCCGCCACCATGCCCCCGGCGATCCAGACCTTCGCCCAGTGGTGCCTCAAGGATCCGGTGGAAGTGGAAATCGCCCGCCGCGCCGTGGCCTCCACCGTGACCCACGCTTTCTATCCGGTCGCCATGGATCAGCGCGATGAACTGCTGATCGCCCTGCTGGACAAGACCGACTATCACTCGGTGATGATCTTCACCCGCACCCGCAAGGAAGCGGACCAGCTCACCTCGCTTCTCAAGACCCAGGGTCACGACAAGGTTGCCGCGATGCATTCGGACATCGCCCAGGCCGACCGCATGAAGGCCCTGCAGGGCTTCAAGGAAGGCAAATACGAAGTGCTCGTCGCCACCGATGTGGCCGCACGCGGCATCGACATCTCCGGAGTCTCCCATGTCATCAACTATCGCGTTCCGGAAAATGCCGAAGACTACGTCCACCGTATCGGCCGCACCGGCCGTGCGGAAGCGGAGGGCGATGCCTTCACCCTGCTCACCGCGGATGAACTCGATTTCGCGAAGTCGGTCGAAGTCTTCATCGACCGCAAGATCGACCGCAAGAAGCTCGAAGGCTTCGACTACATCTACACCGCGCTGCTGGACGATTCCCCGCCGAAGCCGGTGCGCCGCAAAATGAGCGGTGGTGGCGGCAAGAAGCGCCGACGCTGA
- a CDS encoding DUF5069 domain-containing protein, producing MAFPIRSPRDMVGGISVFGRILDKIRLTAESRLPDGYHIGPIAGKRTFDDRVCRLLGIDFDDLQQRTLQGGTDEEILDWCFDHGRKPDQEQIDVWNAFMRKRGWNDEAGLVEAKQEAGFEDREDIQTFFDLMDAEERP from the coding sequence ATGGCATTCCCCATCCGCAGTCCGCGCGACATGGTCGGCGGCATTTCCGTGTTCGGCCGCATTCTCGACAAGATCCGGCTCACCGCCGAAAGCCGCCTTCCCGATGGCTACCACATCGGCCCGATCGCCGGGAAACGCACCTTCGATGACCGGGTATGCCGCTTGCTTGGCATCGACTTCGATGATCTCCAGCAGCGCACGCTGCAGGGCGGCACCGATGAGGAGATCCTCGACTGGTGCTTCGATCACGGCCGCAAGCCGGACCAGGAACAGATCGATGTCTGGAACGCCTTCATGCGCAAGCGCGGTTGGAACGACGAAGCCGGCCTGGTGGAAGCGAAACAGGAAGCCGGCTTCGAAGACCGCGAGGATATCCAGACCTTCTTCGATCTGATGGATGCGGAAGAGCGTCCTTGA
- a CDS encoding OsmC family protein: MVEIRIDYEGDLHCNALHVPSGNRIATDAPVDNNGRGEAFSPTDLVATALGACMATVIGIVAKRKEIPVEGMKVVVRKHMSEDLPRRIAKLEVDMTIPLSADHPERKVLESAARGCPVHHSLHPDIEVVMNWTWQG; encoded by the coding sequence ATGGTTGAAATCCGCATCGATTACGAAGGCGACCTGCACTGCAACGCGCTTCACGTGCCCTCCGGCAACCGCATTGCCACCGATGCTCCGGTGGACAACAACGGCCGCGGCGAAGCATTCTCGCCCACCGATCTCGTCGCCACCGCACTTGGTGCCTGCATGGCCACCGTCATCGGCATCGTCGCAAAGCGGAAGGAAATCCCGGTGGAGGGAATGAAGGTGGTGGTGCGCAAGCACATGTCCGAAGATCTGCCCCGCCGCATCGCGAAGCTGGAGGTGGACATGACCATTCCTCTTTCCGCCGATCATCCCGAGCGCAAGGTGCTGGAAAGCGCCGCCCGCGGCTGCCCGGTCCATCACAGCCTGCACCCGGACATCGAGGTGGTGATGAACTGGACGTGGCAGGGATGA
- a CDS encoding TonB-dependent receptor translates to MKLFSRSILTSISFLATITPVLCAEDTTSSNKKKSDEALGTLDDVLVSGNRLGQTLFEQVQPASVLKGDALQFKLQPTLGETLNNEPGVSSTSFGPGASRPIIRGLGDDRVRILQNGTSVLDVSNVSPDHAVASDPLTIKSVEVLRGPASLLYGPNTVGGVVNVIDDRIPTEKFSGTWPQGKFDFGASSADELLSSSGAVTWGAGPIVFHLDGFDRQTDDIHIPGFARSERERLLNPLPPGTPEPYGILPNSATDSKGAGLGSAYVWDDGYVGLSYSGIDSTYGTVAEPDVTIGLRQRRWDFRGAFYHPASWIKEINYKFGYSDYTHTEFEGSAPGTQFVIEGFDARAELLHEKLHGFEGAFGVEVQKSDFSALGDEAFLPHVENWTSSAFVFEEYALNDKVRLQFSTRYDHQTNDTEADPKFGPGLNRTFDAFSGSAGIVYNPVENYAITASLAYTQRPPTYVELFANGPHVATGTIEVGNPNLGTENSWALDVSVKKNAGFVTGSVSGFYYRFNNYISLQPTGVIDPVELLPIFNYQAINADIYGAEAEAVFHLLAPAEASDTKVMADPKAQIPAAFNPDTQKLDLILRADFVHAEDRRTGEDLPQMPPLRGTAALDYRIGKFSARVEGIAAADQNRTANNELPTDGYFLVNASLGYDLDLGGVKTTLYVKGSNLTDAEVRQSTSVLKDISPMAGRGVMVGLRGEF, encoded by the coding sequence ATGAAACTCTTTTCCCGTTCCATTCTTACCAGCATCAGCTTCCTCGCTACGATCACCCCGGTGCTTTGCGCCGAAGATACCACCTCCTCCAACAAGAAGAAGTCGGACGAAGCACTCGGCACGCTCGATGATGTGCTCGTCAGCGGCAACCGTCTCGGGCAGACCCTCTTCGAACAGGTGCAACCTGCATCCGTGCTCAAGGGGGACGCCTTGCAGTTCAAGCTCCAGCCGACCCTCGGTGAAACGCTGAACAACGAACCGGGTGTCAGCTCGACTTCTTTCGGGCCCGGAGCCAGTCGTCCGATCATCCGCGGTCTCGGCGATGACCGCGTGCGGATCCTCCAGAACGGCACATCGGTGCTTGATGTCTCGAATGTGAGCCCGGACCACGCGGTGGCTTCCGATCCGCTCACGATCAAATCCGTGGAGGTGCTTCGTGGGCCCGCATCGCTGCTCTACGGACCGAATACTGTCGGCGGGGTGGTCAATGTGATCGATGATCGCATTCCCACCGAAAAGTTCTCCGGCACGTGGCCGCAGGGAAAATTCGACTTCGGCGCGAGTTCGGCGGATGAACTGCTGTCATCGTCCGGTGCGGTGACGTGGGGTGCGGGACCGATCGTGTTCCATCTCGATGGCTTCGACCGCCAGACCGATGACATCCACATTCCCGGCTTCGCCCGTTCCGAGCGCGAGAGGCTCCTGAATCCTCTGCCCCCCGGCACGCCGGAGCCTTACGGCATCCTGCCGAACAGCGCCACGGACTCGAAGGGCGCAGGCTTGGGAAGCGCGTATGTGTGGGACGATGGCTATGTCGGCCTTTCCTATTCCGGCATCGATTCCACCTACGGCACCGTGGCCGAGCCGGACGTCACCATCGGCCTGCGCCAACGCCGCTGGGACTTCCGTGGTGCGTTCTATCATCCGGCATCCTGGATCAAGGAGATCAATTACAAGTTCGGCTACTCCGACTACACCCACACCGAGTTCGAAGGCAGTGCACCCGGCACGCAGTTCGTCATCGAGGGATTCGATGCCCGTGCCGAACTGCTGCATGAGAAGCTCCACGGCTTCGAGGGAGCGTTCGGAGTGGAGGTTCAGAAGAGCGATTTCTCCGCACTCGGGGACGAGGCCTTCCTGCCACACGTCGAGAACTGGACCAGTTCCGCGTTCGTCTTTGAAGAGTATGCTCTCAATGACAAGGTGCGTCTGCAATTCTCCACCCGCTACGACCACCAGACCAATGACACCGAGGCGGATCCGAAGTTCGGCCCGGGTCTGAATCGCACTTTTGATGCGTTCAGTGGTTCGGCGGGCATCGTTTACAACCCCGTCGAGAATTACGCAATCACCGCCTCGCTCGCCTACACGCAGCGTCCGCCGACCTATGTGGAGTTGTTCGCGAACGGTCCTCATGTCGCCACCGGCACTATTGAGGTCGGCAATCCGAATCTTGGTACCGAAAACTCGTGGGCGCTCGATGTGTCCGTGAAGAAAAACGCGGGCTTTGTCACCGGCAGCGTCAGCGGCTTCTACTATCGATTCAACAACTACATCAGCCTCCAACCGACGGGTGTGATCGATCCGGTGGAACTGCTGCCGATCTTCAACTACCAAGCCATCAATGCGGACATCTATGGCGCGGAAGCGGAAGCGGTCTTCCACCTGCTCGCTCCAGCCGAAGCCAGCGATACGAAAGTCATGGCGGATCCCAAGGCGCAGATCCCCGCTGCCTTCAATCCGGACACGCAGAAGCTCGATTTGATCCTGCGTGCGGACTTCGTCCATGCCGAGGACCGCCGCACCGGCGAGGATCTGCCGCAGATGCCGCCGCTTCGCGGAACCGCGGCCCTTGATTACCGTATCGGCAAGTTCAGCGCGCGGGTGGAGGGAATCGCGGCCGCCGATCAGAACCGCACCGCCAACAACGAACTGCCGACCGACGGCTACTTCCTCGTCAATGCCAGTCTCGGCTACGACTTGGATCTCGGTGGTGTGAAGACCACGCTCTATGTGAAGGGCTCGAACCTTACCGATGCCGAAGTCCGCCAGAGCACCTCGGTGCTGAAGGATATTTCGCCCATGGCCGGGCGTGGCGTGATGGTGGGACTGCGCGGGGAGTTCTGA
- a CDS encoding sigma-70 family RNA polymerase sigma factor yields MMEPVSEPDEAPPLDEVGFTRAIEALRPALRGYVLSIFPHPHLCEDIVQETMLFAWERRGEFKPDTNLKAWIFKTAYFKTLAQRRDAQRDKLVTFSEDVLQKIAGAAEERASENDRRLSALQGCLSTLKPQDFALLKLKYLDRGSLTAQAREQNMAPNRLQKALSRLRLALRHCIEEKLAAFQ; encoded by the coding sequence ATGATGGAGCCCGTTTCGGAGCCTGATGAAGCCCCGCCTCTCGACGAGGTGGGCTTCACGCGTGCGATCGAGGCTCTGCGCCCGGCTTTGCGAGGCTACGTGCTTTCCATTTTTCCACATCCCCACCTCTGCGAGGACATCGTCCAGGAAACCATGCTTTTCGCATGGGAAAGGCGGGGGGAGTTCAAGCCGGACACCAACCTGAAGGCCTGGATATTCAAGACAGCCTATTTCAAGACCCTCGCCCAGCGGCGTGATGCCCAGCGGGACAAGCTGGTGACCTTCTCCGAGGATGTCCTCCAGAAAATCGCCGGTGCCGCCGAGGAGCGGGCGTCTGAAAACGACCGCCGCCTCTCCGCCTTGCAGGGCTGTCTCTCCACGCTGAAGCCGCAGGACTTCGCGCTGCTGAAACTCAAATATCTCGATCGGGGTTCACTGACCGCGCAGGCTCGCGAACAGAATATGGCCCCGAATCGCCTGCAAAAGGCCCTCTCCCGGCTGCGGCTGGCGCTGCGCCACTGCATCGAGGAAAAACTCGCCGCTTTCCAATGA
- a CDS encoding protein kinase domain-containing protein, with amino-acid sequence MPNRTRPDPIIPDHEVLRKIGGGAYGEVWLARGVTGALRAVKIVWREDFEDARGFEREFEGILKFEPISRDHPGLVNILHVGRSPDGTSFYYYVMELGDDVRSGADINPVEYEPRTLRADSKISAGTRMETGLCIDVGLRLSEALDHLHERGLAHRDVKPANVIFVNGKAKLADIGLVATRDQRTFVGTEGFVPPEGPGSAQADVYSLGKVLYEIATGKDRLDFPELPDELPPVEERKRWLELNKVICDTCDPHISRRKIRTAAELAEALRRLQRGKRRRRSGMAAWMTSLVLGGFVVFGGWEVVKDAPWVKDLMVKEPLVEERKSPKPPRMGQIRIVSFPEGADVLGIGDEPLGVTPLDLKVPVGTEVEYKVIMNHYAVLPIRETVPESAVGSPLLLGGPLKSFTPPGIGEPWENRSVRYIPEKQGHVSSTYVGEAAWIEFANKTKLQNSQTKFLKASENGKTSKVAAVSRKDAEAFCDWLRDDAIQGGRLSDKYEMIPRFEAEFNDPSDPAGTEAARAAGLHPFRVFVRLIPYGRITVGTNPSGATVLLNGRFVGNTTVPLEIERIKPGPFTLSITLEGYKPVTFDEKSSPPALMEPEGFLPFNVNLQENKGVRFDRPWKNSLGMQFVPVTKDLMVSAYETRISEYDEFRKAEPRKAGGKVVTKEDMKSHPVSDVTRNNARDFCVWLTQRDRNDQLISAMHEYRLPTDWEWSLIAGLNEPANHTPEWRDVHAPHIFPWGPDWPPPEKFANLADVSADGARGMQPSRAIPGYKDGFERSAPVGSFPPSYVTFNDKRYEIYDLCGNVYEWVSDDLKPVAQSQKPGAPAHTPYGVLRGGSWSTFQPANLYTGYRNAVPPTVSDDIYGFRVVLAKIPFTEENSSESETDPDHG; translated from the coding sequence ATGCCGAATAGAACCCGCCCCGACCCGATCATTCCCGACCACGAGGTCCTGCGGAAGATCGGGGGGGGAGCGTACGGCGAGGTTTGGCTGGCGCGCGGCGTGACCGGTGCCTTGCGGGCGGTGAAGATCGTCTGGCGCGAGGATTTCGAGGACGCCCGCGGCTTCGAGCGGGAGTTTGAGGGCATCCTCAAGTTCGAGCCGATCTCCCGCGATCATCCGGGGTTGGTCAATATCCTCCACGTCGGACGCAGTCCGGACGGGACCTCGTTCTATTACTACGTGATGGAACTGGGGGATGACGTCCGCTCCGGCGCGGACATCAACCCGGTGGAATACGAACCGCGGACGCTGCGGGCGGATTCCAAGATTTCCGCTGGCACCCGCATGGAAACGGGGCTTTGCATCGATGTCGGCCTGCGATTGTCGGAGGCCCTCGACCACCTGCATGAGCGGGGTCTGGCACACCGGGACGTGAAGCCGGCCAATGTGATCTTCGTCAATGGAAAGGCGAAGCTGGCGGACATCGGTCTGGTGGCCACCCGCGACCAGCGCACCTTCGTGGGTACGGAAGGATTCGTACCACCGGAGGGCCCGGGTTCCGCGCAGGCGGATGTGTACAGCCTCGGCAAGGTTTTGTATGAGATCGCCACCGGCAAGGATCGTCTCGATTTCCCGGAACTCCCGGACGAACTGCCACCGGTCGAGGAACGCAAGCGCTGGCTGGAGCTCAACAAGGTGATTTGCGATACCTGCGATCCGCACATCTCCCGCCGCAAGATCCGTACGGCTGCGGAATTGGCGGAGGCACTGCGGCGGTTGCAGCGCGGAAAACGGCGGAGGCGTTCCGGCATGGCGGCGTGGATGACCTCGCTGGTGCTCGGCGGCTTCGTGGTTTTCGGAGGCTGGGAGGTTGTCAAGGATGCTCCATGGGTGAAGGACCTGATGGTGAAGGAGCCTCTTGTCGAAGAACGGAAATCACCAAAGCCGCCCCGCATGGGCCAGATCCGCATCGTCAGTTTCCCGGAAGGAGCGGACGTTCTGGGCATTGGCGATGAACCGCTTGGTGTCACGCCCTTGGACCTGAAGGTGCCGGTGGGCACCGAGGTGGAATACAAGGTGATCATGAACCACTACGCCGTCCTGCCGATCCGGGAAACCGTGCCGGAATCTGCGGTCGGCAGCCCGCTTCTGCTGGGCGGTCCTTTGAAGAGTTTCACACCGCCGGGAATCGGCGAGCCATGGGAAAACCGCTCGGTCCGCTACATTCCGGAAAAGCAGGGCCACGTTTCCTCCACCTATGTGGGTGAGGCGGCGTGGATCGAGTTCGCCAACAAGACGAAACTCCAGAACAGCCAGACCAAGTTCCTCAAGGCTTCCGAAAACGGCAAGACGAGCAAGGTGGCCGCGGTTTCCCGCAAGGATGCGGAAGCCTTCTGCGACTGGTTGCGTGATGACGCCATCCAGGGCGGACGCCTGAGTGACAAGTACGAGATGATCCCGCGGTTCGAGGCCGAGTTCAACGACCCATCCGATCCGGCGGGAACCGAAGCCGCACGGGCCGCCGGATTGCATCCGTTCCGGGTGTTCGTGCGCCTGATTCCCTATGGCCGCATCACCGTGGGCACCAACCCTTCAGGAGCCACGGTGTTGCTCAACGGACGCTTCGTGGGCAACACGACCGTCCCGCTGGAGATCGAGCGGATCAAGCCGGGGCCCTTCACTCTCAGCATCACTTTGGAAGGATACAAGCCGGTCACCTTCGATGAGAAGTCCTCACCTCCGGCGCTGATGGAGCCGGAGGGCTTCCTGCCCTTCAATGTGAATCTTCAGGAGAACAAGGGCGTGAGATTTGACAGGCCTTGGAAGAACAGCCTCGGCATGCAGTTCGTACCGGTCACCAAGGACCTCATGGTTTCCGCCTACGAGACACGAATCTCCGAGTACGACGAGTTCCGCAAGGCGGAGCCGAGAAAGGCGGGCGGAAAGGTCGTCACCAAGGAGGACATGAAGAGTCATCCGGTGAGCGATGTGACCCGGAACAACGCCAGGGATTTCTGCGTGTGGCTCACCCAGCGGGATCGCAATGACCAGTTGATTTCCGCGATGCACGAGTACCGCCTGCCCACCGACTGGGAATGGAGCCTGATCGCGGGCCTCAATGAACCGGCCAACCATACGCCGGAATGGCGTGACGTGCATGCGCCGCACATTTTTCCCTGGGGACCGGATTGGCCGCCGCCGGAGAAATTCGCCAATCTCGCCGATGTTTCCGCGGATGGCGCCCGGGGCATGCAGCCGAGCCGGGCGATTCCCGGATACAAGGATGGCTTCGAACGCTCCGCTCCGGTTGGGTCGTTTCCTCCGTCCTACGTCACCTTCAATGACAAACGCTACGAGATCTACGATCTCTGCGGGAATGTCTATGAGTGGGTATCGGACGATCTGAAGCCGGTGGCGCAATCCCAGAAACCCGGAGCACCGGCCCACACTCCGTATGGCGTGCTCAGGGGCGGGTCATGGAGCACGTTCCAACCGGCCAACCTCTACACCGGATACCGCAATGCCGTGCCTCCGACCGTGAGTGACGATATCTACGGCTTCCGTGTGGTGCTTGCCAAAATCCCCTTCACCGAAGAGAACTCCAGCGAATCCGAGACCGATCCCGACCATGGTTGA
- a CDS encoding LamG domain-containing protein yields the protein MNSSKLFSLSALSLLMLASADGALVAYWNLNESSGNVADSSGNGLTGTASAGGLTYSQGSVTAGTYGALTVDSTTAAAFGSSVAFTRASSGSFTVPGTAGGVLESLAEAGPSTGSFTVMAWINTSGLPASTTYRVFGTGPNGGWGLGVANVDRLKFTTFGNTDYLSTGTAGFNGNWHHIAVTWNNGTVTSYVDGNVFALGSAATTFTDEAGTIFRIGSNSNNTDFFNGRIDELKIYNTAMNVNQIRLEAVAVPEPSVALIGSLGLLALVRRRC from the coding sequence ATGAATTCCTCCAAGCTGTTTTCGCTGTCCGCCCTTTCCCTGTTGATGCTGGCCTCCGCGGATGGCGCGTTGGTGGCGTATTGGAATCTGAATGAAAGCAGCGGCAATGTCGCCGATTCCTCGGGCAACGGCCTCACGGGAACGGCATCGGCAGGTGGTTTGACGTATTCGCAAGGTTCGGTGACCGCCGGAACCTATGGCGCGCTGACGGTGGATTCCACGACAGCGGCGGCATTCGGGTCCTCGGTGGCTTTCACGCGCGCCAGCAGCGGTTCCTTCACGGTGCCTGGAACTGCCGGTGGTGTGCTGGAAAGTTTGGCGGAAGCTGGCCCGAGCACGGGGAGTTTCACTGTGATGGCATGGATCAATACCAGCGGACTGCCTGCGTCTACCACCTATCGGGTGTTCGGAACAGGCCCGAACGGCGGCTGGGGACTTGGTGTGGCGAATGTTGACCGGCTGAAATTCACCACGTTCGGAAACACCGACTATCTCTCGACCGGCACCGCGGGCTTCAACGGAAACTGGCATCACATCGCGGTGACGTGGAACAACGGCACGGTGACGAGCTATGTGGATGGGAATGTTTTCGCGCTCGGCAGTGCTGCGACCACTTTCACGGATGAAGCCGGAACGATCTTCCGGATCGGCAGCAATTCGAACAACACGGACTTCTTCAACGGTCGGATTGACGAACTCAAGATCTACAATACCGCGATGAACGTGAACCAGATCCGCCTGGAAGCGGTTGCCGTGCCGGAACCTTCCGTGGCTCTGATCGGCAGCCTCGGTCTGCTGGCGTTGGTTCGTCGTCGTTGTTGA
- a CDS encoding RNA polymerase sigma factor: protein MSDDDDDKQRDEMFAQAYAKTRKSLIARLDNWEDQKTWDEFYQTYWRLIYAVAIKSGLRADEASDCVQETILSIAKQSKRNLYDPEQGSFKTWLMNMTRWRINDQFRKRKKDTAMSGGDWEDDRKTAVIDRFEDPKGDLLARLWDVEWKKNVADAALARVKAQVSPKQYQIFHYYVVKQWDAKKVQDHLNVSMAQVYLAKHRVGSVLKKELARLEEDAE from the coding sequence ATGTCCGACGACGATGATGACAAACAACGCGACGAAATGTTCGCGCAGGCATACGCCAAAACGCGCAAGAGCCTGATCGCCCGGCTGGACAACTGGGAGGACCAGAAGACCTGGGATGAGTTCTACCAGACCTACTGGCGCCTCATTTACGCGGTGGCCATCAAGTCCGGCCTGAGAGCGGACGAGGCCTCGGACTGCGTGCAGGAAACCATTCTCTCCATCGCAAAGCAGAGCAAACGCAACCTCTACGATCCGGAGCAGGGTTCCTTTAAAACCTGGCTCATGAACATGACGCGCTGGCGCATCAACGATCAGTTCCGCAAGCGCAAGAAGGACACCGCGATGAGCGGCGGGGATTGGGAGGATGACCGCAAGACCGCGGTGATCGACCGTTTCGAGGACCCGAAGGGTGATCTGCTCGCCCGTCTCTGGGACGTGGAATGGAAAAAGAACGTGGCCGATGCCGCTCTGGCACGGGTGAAGGCCCAGGTATCTCCGAAGCAGTATCAGATCTTCCACTACTATGTGGTGAAACAGTGGGACGCGAAAAAGGTGCAGGACCACCTGAATGTCAGTATGGCGCAAGTCTATCTCGCCAAGCACCGGGTGGGTTCGGTATTGAAGAAAGAGTTGGCCCGCCTGGAAGAAGATGCCGAATAG